The sequence CGGCAGAGTTGTGTGTACACGGTAGCCTTGGTAAGGAGAGGGATGTACCTTTTGGACAGGGTGAGGTTAATTTTGTTGCTTGATACGAACTATGAAATATTACTTATAAGCTTTTAAATAAATTAAATATAATACATTAATGGAACCGCATCTAATCAGGACTAAGGCTGCGCGTCACACAACTCGGATGGTGCGTGACACTAAAACCCTCATTATTACGTTAAAAATCCAATTAAGTGTCACAGCACCCTACAGCATAAATGTGCCAGTTGCGGCCATTCCTACTAATTTCAAAAAGTCAATATTTATATAAATATTTTTTCTTTAAAATCATGAAATTAAGCTTTAAAGACCTAAAATTATTAACAATAATTGCTTTGACTACTTCTAATGTTGCTTGTACAATCCCTCCCTCTACAACAGCAGCCGAATCTTTTCCACAACCTATTAGTAAACAAGAACAACTAAATCAAGTAATTTTCACTTTATCAGGACATTCTGACTCTGTTAAAGCAATAAAAATTACTCCGAATGGAGAAACTTTAATTAGTGGATCTTATGATAGAACTGTCAAGTTATGGGATTTGAAAACTGGAAAATTACTTAAAACTTTAGAAGGGCATAAAGAAGCAGTTATATCTATTGCGATTACTCCCGATGGACAAATATTAGCTAGCGGTAGTAATGATAATACAGTTAAGATTTGGGATTTAAAAACTGGAAAATTGCTGCGTACTTTAAACCATAATAAAGGTCAAATTACATCAATAGCAATTAGCACTGATGGAGAAACTTTAATTAGTGCCGGTACCGATAAAACTATTAAGTTTTGGAGTCTGGATAATGGAGAATTACAGCGTACTCTAAAAGCTGAAACTGTTTCTTTGGCAATGAGTGCGGATGGTAAAACCTTATTTAGCGGTAATAATGACGGTACGATTCAATTATTCGAGACTTCTAGCGGAAAACTGCTGCAAACCTTAACACCACCGAAACCAGAAAATCCTGATTTCGACTTTCAAAAAGCATCGGCTGTTTCATCTCTTGCTGTTAGTAATGACGGAAAGTTTTTAGTCAACGGCGGTTACGATGATAGCCATCAATCAATTAAAGAAACTGATGGCAATAATATTAAAGTATGGAATTTGGAAACGGGAAAATTAATCCATAACTTCTCTGTAGGAATTGGTGGAATTGATGCTGTAGCTATTAGCCCCGATGGTAAATCTTTTGCTAGTGGTGGTTATGCATATGAGATTAGTTTGTGGGATATAGAGACGGGGAAAAAGTTACGTACTCTTTCGGCGAAACAAGGAGGGGTTAATGCTATTGCTTTTAGTCAAGATGGGAAGATTCTTGTTAGCAGTAGTGGTAATAAATCGATTAAGGTTTGGCGTTTATCTAATTGATTAGGAACGGAGAATAGAAACTATCTTAATAATTTGGTATGTTGAGAAACCCGGTTTTTTGAAAAAACCGGGTTTCTGAATTATTATTAATACCCACAATATCAAATCCAAAATCTAATGGTTTGTTTTTCCAAACACATCAGTTTCATGCTCGGAAGCTTTTTCTACTTCATCAACATAACCACATTTAGCATCGGGAAATGCATCGCAATAATTCACATAAGGCTTGATATCTAATACCGGCGTGTTATCGAGTAAATCAATTCCTTCTACATGTAAAATTAAACCTTCTATTTTGATTAATTTAGGAGCGCTAAGTCCGATGGGATTGGGGCGATGGGGGGCGCGAGTTGCTAAAGTACCCCTGCGAATGCGCGGTCCGCGTGGAATAATAACTGTGGGATTCCAATGTTTATTTAAGTGCAACCATGCAATTACCCAAATCCGCTCAAAACCTTCCATGTCTTTGAGTGCTTCTTGAGGAATGTTATCAAAAAGTTCAATTTGCGCTCTCGCGGGTTGATATGATGCCGGTGCTGCTTGGAGTTGTGACTGTCTGGGAGTTCCGTGTCTTTCCTTGTAAGGCGATCGCACTACTCCGATGGGTTGTAAATTAATTTGGGTTGGAAAAGGAACGGTTTGGATGTAATCTTTTGGGGGAAGCTTGGGCATGGAAATTGAGTTTTTGGTTTACGAAAAATTTTACTCCATGAAATTGTAGAGCCAGCATAACCATGCCAAAATCAAAAAAGCCAAATTTTTGTTTTTAAGTAATTGCACGTACATTGTTAATGTAATTTTTTCAATACAATAAAGCCATAAGAATGAAGTATTGAAAATCTATGAATTAGAAATGGCTATACTCAAAAATAAATTTACAGCTACTCTAGTTTGCGCTTGTTTGCTAGCTTCTAATGTATTAACAACTAAAGCAGAAGCTGCTGTTGCAACTAATAGTATTTATCAAAACGCAAAAACACAACTACCTCCAGATTTTTACGCGCTTTACCGTATAGTTGATAGATTAGCTCGTGCGAATGAATACGATACTCGTCCTTGGCAAGTTGTAAGAGTTGCTAAATATGATACCCAAGCCTTTGCGAAAAATGCTAATTTGATAGCTATTTACAATGGCGCTTTGGAACAATTAGGTGGTGATGCTTCGGCTTTAGGTTGTATGATTGCTCATGAAATGGCGCATCATAAGCAACGGCATCAGGTTATAAGTAAATTAGAAAAAGCTGAAATAATTGCAGAAATTAGAGAAGAAGCAATCGCACAAGTTTTAAACAGAAAGAGAAAAACTTCCCCAGTTGCAATCATAGGTGATTTTGTTGTTAGAAGGGTGATTGGGGGAACTATTGGTAGTGTTGTTAATGGTGTATTAGATAATCGCAATAGTAGAAGATTTAGAAAGCATCAAAGACGTATAAATGTAATTGTAGACAAGAAAACGGCTGAATTAGAAGAAAATATTAAAAAGCAAAAAATAAAAGATGAATTTGAAGCCGATGAAGTTGCTTATCTAGCTTCTGTCAGGGCAGGATTTGATAAACAAGGATGCTTGCGGGCAATGTCTGTACTTAATCGAACTTCGGGAGTCAAATTTGATGAGAATCATCCCACTATTGAAGAAAGAATTGCAG comes from Rivularia sp. PCC 7116 and encodes:
- the tsaA gene encoding tRNA (N6-threonylcarbamoyladenosine(37)-N6)-methyltransferase TrmO, producing the protein MPKLPPKDYIQTVPFPTQINLQPIGVVRSPYKERHGTPRQSQLQAAPASYQPARAQIELFDNIPQEALKDMEGFERIWVIAWLHLNKHWNPTVIIPRGPRIRRGTLATRAPHRPNPIGLSAPKLIKIEGLILHVEGIDLLDNTPVLDIKPYVNYCDAFPDAKCGYVDEVEKASEHETDVFGKTNH
- a CDS encoding WD40 repeat domain-containing protein encodes the protein MKLSFKDLKLLTIIALTTSNVACTIPPSTTAAESFPQPISKQEQLNQVIFTLSGHSDSVKAIKITPNGETLISGSYDRTVKLWDLKTGKLLKTLEGHKEAVISIAITPDGQILASGSNDNTVKIWDLKTGKLLRTLNHNKGQITSIAISTDGETLISAGTDKTIKFWSLDNGELQRTLKAETVSLAMSADGKTLFSGNNDGTIQLFETSSGKLLQTLTPPKPENPDFDFQKASAVSSLAVSNDGKFLVNGGYDDSHQSIKETDGNNIKVWNLETGKLIHNFSVGIGGIDAVAISPDGKSFASGGYAYEISLWDIETGKKLRTLSAKQGGVNAIAFSQDGKILVSSSGNKSIKVWRLSN
- a CDS encoding M48 family metalloprotease; its protein translation is MAILKNKFTATLVCACLLASNVLTTKAEAAVATNSIYQNAKTQLPPDFYALYRIVDRLARANEYDTRPWQVVRVAKYDTQAFAKNANLIAIYNGALEQLGGDASALGCMIAHEMAHHKQRHQVISKLEKAEIIAEIREEAIAQVLNRKRKTSPVAIIGDFVVRRVIGGTIGSVVNGVLDNRNSRRFRKHQRRINVIVDKKTAELEENIKKQKIKDEFEADEVAYLASVRAGFDKQGCLRAMSVLNRTSGVKFDENHPTIEERIAAIKAVMEKFESESLIEEGKENLFQTQPLTYNLSANQTSLRVNSRHGASIGDDIDKMFGS